The window TTCTGTGATTTCAGCTGATACCATATTTGGCGCATTGTCAGTTTTTATAGTTTCCGGTAGTCCATGTGTTGCGAAAATACGCATcagtttatttattattgttcTTGATGATGTATTTTTGATGATTTCTGCTTCTGGAAATCTGGAGTAGTAGTCAATGACTACAAGAATATGTTCTCCCCCGGGGAACGGTCCTGTAAGGTCCATCCCTACAGTTTGCCACGGGCGGTCTGGTAATTCCGTAGGTGTGATTGTTGGTTGTTTTGGAGGAAAGGAGTTTAGCTGGCATTGTTCGCAAGTCCTAATTAATTCCTCTATTTCTGAGTCAATTCCTGGCCAGTACACTTTCTCTCTCAACATTTGTTTAGTCTTTACAATTCCCTGGTGATTTTCATGTGCTATTTTTAACACTTGACCTCTCATAGCTTGTGGAATAACTATCCTATTTCCACGTAATATGATATTGTTATGAGTAGACAGTTCTCTGCgaattttaaagaatgttttgaatTCTTCAGCTTTCGGCCATTTGTCATGATTTATGCACTTGATTAATTGCTGTGTGAATTTGTCCTGAGATGATTCTTTATCAATTTGATCTAAGGTCATGGCTTTTGGCACTGAATTTTCACATACATAGTCTAGGTATTTCTCGGTAATGTTGAGATTTCACAATTTTCTTTATTGAATGTTGACCTTGAGAGAATGTCGGCTGGATTGGAGATTCCTGGCTGATGTTCTACTGTGAAATTGTAGCATTGTAGCCTCATTAGTAGACGTTCTAGACGTGCTGGCGGTTTGTGTGTAGGTTTAAAGATGTTCAACAATGGGCGGTGATCTGTAAGTAGTTTGAATGGTTGTCCATAGACATAGGTTCGAAACCTTTCCACACCCCATACACATGCTAACATTTCGATTTCTATCTGGGAATATCGTCTTTCTGTTTGATTCAATGTTCTACTAGCATATGCCACAGGTCTAAAGTGTCCATCACTTTGTTTTTGGGCAAGTATAGCACCTAATCCAACAGGTGATCCATCGACCGTGATTGTCGTTCAGCGTTTGGATTATAATATGCCATGACACTAGCACTTGTGAGTAAGTCCTTAAGTTCTTGGAAACTTTCCATCTGCTCGCGTCCCCATTCgaatttaatgtttttccttGTCAATTTTCTGATTGGTTCAGATACAGTTGCGTAATTTGGCAGAAATTTCGCACAATATGTCACTAGTCCTAAGAAGGATTTCACTTCTTTCACATTCTGTGGTGGTTCTGTGTCCAAAACAGCCTGGATCTTGGATTGTTGTGGCTTGAGACCTTCTGATGTCAGTGTATGTCCCATGAATTCAATGCTTGTCTTACAAAAGTCACATTTATCTTTGTTTAGAGTCAAAGTTTTGTCTCTAAGACGTTGCAAAACATCTCGCAATGTTTTGTCATGTGCTGCCTTTGTGTCGCCCCATATTAGGATGTCGTCAGATATATTTTTACAGTTCGgtatgtcttgtattgtctgCTGAAGAATGCGTTGATATATTTCCGGTGCGCACGATATCCCGAACATGAGTCTACGATATCTATATAGTCCCTCGTTTGTAACGAACGTTGTAATTTCTCTCGACTCTTCATCCAGTTCGATTTGATGATAGCCCATATTTAAGTCAAGTTTTGTGTAGTATCGTGCTCCGTTAAGTTCTTCCAGTGTTTCTTCTATGTTTGGTAGTGGGAAACGTTCTCGCTGGATAGCTGTATTCGCGACCCTCATATCTACGCAAAGACGAATCTGACCATTTTGTTTTGGCACGCAAAGTAATGGTGATGTCCATGGTGTGGCACCTTCGACTTTTTCTATGACGTCCTGATCCagaagttgttttatttgttgtttcacTTGTTCACGCATTTTGAATGGAATACGTCTGGCAGGTTGCGCTACTGGTTTAATATCCTTGTTGATATTTAATTTAAGCTGGAAATCTTTCAGTTTCCCTAGCCCTTGAAATCTATCTTCATATTCCGAAATTATTTCTTTCACACTATTTTCTTCTACGATAACACTATTGACATTGAATTCTAATAATCCAAGCTCAACTGCACTTTTAAATCCAAGTAATGGTGTGCATACGCGATCAATTATGTGGAATTTCAATTTTACAACTTTTCCACCTATTTTCAcattgggctattccagaaaatatccaccccctccctgtggaagcagtttttttgGTACAGGGGGGGGTAATTTACAGATAAGAGGGAACAGGGGGTGTCTTGAGCaaagagggggggggggtatttatGTTCTTGTGTTGTTGATTTGCGTGtaaagggaggggggggggagaatTTTAAGTTAAGCTGGAAGGGGAGGGGGTACTTTGAGGTAGccggggtgtggaagggggagggggggggggtaaaatgtctccaggagtggggggggggatattttctgaaatagcccaatgggaggggaggggggggatattttctgaaatagccCAAGAGGAGGgggtatttggagggatcctATTGGGAGGAAAAGGAGGGGTTTTTTTTAGGTAACCagggtgtggaagggggagaggggggtaaaatgtctccaggagtggggggggggggggtattttgaGGGAccaggtggtggtggtgggggggggggggtcgattTTTGAGAAACGGAGCTGTGTATGTGTTGGTGGGGGGATATTTAGTTAACCAGTAATCACAGTGTGGCGTGAGGCCTTTTAATGGAATATGGTGTAGACAGGGTGTGGaaggggagagggggggggggtatttgggGGAaccaaggggggggggggggaggatttgggggggggggtcatttttTGAGGAAGGAGCCAGACGGAGGAGGGGTGGCTATTTTTTGTTGACTGTGGTGTAATCACAGTGTTGTGAGAGGCCAACTATTAATTGAATACTGTGTAGACCAGGTGTGGAAGGGGAAGGGGGGGGGTGGATTTGGAGagatgggggagggggggggtcaTTTTCAAGGAACacgggggggaggggggagctATGGTGGTCCGTACAAAATCTGATGGTCAgtcacgcacgcacatacaccaaactgCCGCTCGACAAAAATTGCTTCAACATGGGGGTGGGAATGAACTTTGCTGGAATAGCCCTTTAGCTCATATGTTTGTTTGTACACATAGTAAAGCAAGGGTCTAGTCTGAGGTCTACACAGTGTGGAAGCAGCTTTCTTCGTCGGGGGGAggtattttacagataaattaGAGTGGCAGGGGCAGGGGAGGGTATTTAGGAAACAGATTGAGGGATGTGTTAAATTCCTTACTTCCACACAGCATTTGTCATAATTAGGCTACTGTGCTGACAATCTGTTAATATGTTGTACAAGCaataacaagaatttgtaacagagttaacGTCCACCGGCCtaaagacatttttcaaaaaacatactgcatgccaatacagcatcttggcatgaacaaaaacaaaacaagggaagttaaaaattctaagtccacacaaaaatcattaccaggtagcaataggtcaaaatacacctaacaagagctgtctccataggatgacacatgcccccgatggcactttgaatgaatagttatggccgatgttagagtttaggacctttgacctacagagctgggtcttgcgcgcgacacgtcgtcttactgtgtcacacattcatgcatagttattttaaaatccatgcatgaatgacaaagatatggaccggacaggcccatcaatgcactatcatgaaaaatgacctttaacatctaagtgtgaccttgacctttgagctacggacctgggtcttgcacgtgacacgtcgtcttactgtggtacacattcatgccaagttatttgaaaatccatccatcgatgacaaagatatggaccggacacgcccatcaatgcactatcctttaacgtctaagtgtgaccttgacctttgagctacggacctgggtcttgcgcaagacacgtcgtcttactgtggtatacatttatgccaagttatttgaaaatccatccatcgatgacaaagatatggaccggacacgcccatcaatgcactatcctttaatgtctaagtgtgaccttgacctttgagctacggacctgggtcttgcgcgcgacacgtcgtcttactgtgg of the Mercenaria mercenaria strain notata unplaced genomic scaffold, MADL_Memer_1 contig_896, whole genome shotgun sequence genome contains:
- the LOC128554954 gene encoding uncharacterized protein K02A2.6-like; its protein translation is MTLDQIDKESSQDKFTQQLIKCINHDKWPKAEEFKTFFKIRRELSTHNNIILRGNRIVIPQAMRGQVLKIAHENHQGIVKTKQMLREKVYWPGIDSEIEELIRTCEQCQLNSFPPKQPTITPTELPDRPWQTVGMDLTGPFPGGEHILVVIDYYSRFPEAEIIKNTSSRTIINKLMRIFATHGLPETIKTDNAPNMVSAEITEFFRRNGIKHHRVTPYHPQAAGLVENFNKTLGKSLKAAVLSKKNWRIEIYKFLMDYRTTPHVATGAAPATLLFNRTVKK